A window of Micrococcus endophyticus contains these coding sequences:
- the lysA gene encoding diaminopimelate decarboxylase — MTTPQPAPASPLAPAWLPAPGDADALVPGLWAAGVDRDDAGRLTVQGLGAPDLAAEFGTPLLVLDEDDFRARARAFRSGFDAAFADLCGGADVYYAGKSLLTLSTARWAAEEGLRVDTASGGELAVALRAGVDPAHIGLHGNNKSDAELTAALEAGVGRIIVDSIDELEHLAALAAEQGRRAPVMLRLTPGVHAHTHDFIATAHEDQKFGLSLAPATTDRDGNVAGRSPASVAVAAALAAESVDLLGVHCHIGSQIFEADGFGLAAERVLEFLAQVKAEHGVELAELDLGGGHGIAYTAVDAPRPPAEIAAALADDVQKALERLQLACPRISIEPGRAISGPAGLTLYTVGVTKTVDADTPDGGTAARRYVAVDGGMSDNPRPVLYDADYTAVSAARTSDAQAVLTRVVGKHCESGDVLVRDVYLPEDLGRGDLLAVPATGAYTHVMASNYNALTRPAVVAVAGGRARVIIRRETQEDLFAREADPRLGR; from the coding sequence ATGACGACGCCGCAGCCCGCCCCCGCCTCCCCGCTCGCCCCCGCCTGGCTCCCGGCCCCCGGCGACGCCGACGCGCTCGTCCCCGGCCTGTGGGCCGCGGGCGTGGACCGCGACGACGCCGGCCGGCTCACCGTCCAGGGCCTGGGCGCCCCGGACCTCGCCGCCGAGTTCGGCACCCCGCTGCTCGTGCTGGACGAGGACGACTTCCGGGCCCGCGCCCGCGCCTTCCGTTCCGGCTTCGACGCCGCGTTCGCCGACCTGTGCGGGGGAGCGGACGTCTACTACGCCGGCAAGTCCCTGCTCACCCTCTCCACCGCCCGCTGGGCGGCCGAGGAGGGCCTGCGCGTGGACACCGCCTCGGGCGGTGAGCTCGCGGTCGCGCTGCGCGCCGGCGTGGATCCCGCGCACATCGGCCTGCACGGCAACAACAAGTCCGACGCCGAGCTCACCGCCGCCCTCGAGGCCGGCGTCGGCCGGATCATCGTGGACTCGATCGACGAGCTCGAGCACCTCGCCGCGCTCGCCGCGGAGCAGGGCCGTCGCGCCCCCGTGATGCTGCGCCTGACCCCGGGCGTGCACGCGCACACCCACGACTTCATCGCCACCGCCCACGAGGACCAGAAGTTCGGCCTCTCGCTGGCCCCGGCCACCACGGACCGGGACGGCAACGTGGCGGGCCGCTCGCCGGCCTCCGTCGCCGTGGCCGCGGCGCTCGCCGCCGAGTCCGTGGACCTGCTGGGCGTGCACTGCCACATCGGCTCGCAGATCTTTGAGGCGGACGGCTTCGGGCTCGCCGCCGAGCGCGTGCTCGAGTTCCTGGCGCAGGTGAAGGCCGAGCACGGCGTGGAGCTGGCCGAGCTGGACCTCGGCGGCGGCCACGGCATCGCCTACACCGCGGTGGACGCCCCTCGCCCGCCGGCCGAGATCGCGGCCGCGCTCGCGGACGACGTGCAGAAGGCCCTCGAGCGCTTGCAGCTGGCGTGCCCGCGCATCTCGATCGAGCCGGGCCGGGCGATCTCGGGCCCGGCCGGGCTCACCCTCTACACCGTGGGCGTCACCAAGACCGTGGACGCGGACACCCCGGACGGCGGCACGGCCGCCCGCCGGTACGTGGCCGTGGACGGCGGCATGTCGGACAACCCGCGCCCCGTGCTCTACGACGCGGACTACACGGCCGTCTCGGCCGCCCGCACCTCGGACGCGCAGGCCGTGCTCACCCGCGTGGTGGGCAAGCACTGCGAGTCCGGCGACGTGCTCGTCCGGGACGTCTACCTGCCCGAGGACCTCGGCCGCGGCGACCTGCTGGCCGTGCCCGCCACGGGCGCCTACACGCACGTGATGGCGTCGAACTACAACGCGCTGACCCGCCCGGCCGTCGTCGCCGTCGCCGGCGGGCGGGCGCGCGTGATCATCCGCCGGGAGACGCAGGAGGACCTGTTCGCCCGCGAGGCCGATCCGCGCCTCGGCCGCTGA
- the argS gene encoding arginine--tRNA ligase, with protein sequence MKPEDLSALLSAVLTDAVDAGDLPAELREEITPARVKVERPRSREHGDWATNVALQLGKKAGKAPRDLAALLADRLSGRDGIAAVDVAGPGFLNITLDAASAGALAREIVEAGEAYGRNDALAGRTVNMEFVSANPTGPLHIGHTRWAALGDAIARLLRASGADVTAEYYVNDAGNQMNVFADSVLARLHGRDVPEGGYPGAYVQELADAVALEHPDVRELTDAAARPVVREAAYRLQMQDIKDTLTAFGVHFDVFTSEKTLHESGAIEQAVERLREQGHVEDREGAVWLKTTDFGDDKDRVLIRANGEPTYFAADAAYYLDKRDRGFEEKVYLLGADHHGYVNRLKAIAAAAGDDPATNIEILIGQLISVNGAKLSKRAGNIIELKDLVEWLGRDALRYDLARYPADSPITIDPELLRSNTNDNPVYYVQYAHARACGAARTAQAHGVDRSEFDAALLTHETESELLAQLAEFPTVVASAARLREPHRVARHLEVVAGAYHSWYAACRIVPMPTDDGTPRPVETLNRTRLWLNDATAQVLANGLGLLGVSAPEKM encoded by the coding sequence GTGAAGCCCGAAGACCTCTCCGCCCTGCTGTCCGCTGTCCTCACCGACGCCGTCGATGCCGGTGACCTCCCCGCCGAACTGCGGGAGGAGATCACCCCCGCGCGCGTGAAGGTGGAGCGACCCCGCAGCCGCGAGCACGGCGACTGGGCCACCAACGTCGCCCTCCAGCTGGGCAAGAAGGCCGGCAAGGCCCCCCGGGACCTCGCCGCGCTGCTTGCCGACCGCCTGTCCGGCCGGGACGGCATCGCCGCCGTGGACGTGGCCGGCCCCGGTTTCCTCAACATCACCCTCGACGCCGCCTCGGCCGGCGCCCTGGCCCGCGAGATCGTGGAGGCCGGCGAGGCCTACGGCCGCAACGACGCCCTGGCCGGGCGCACCGTGAACATGGAGTTCGTCTCCGCCAACCCCACGGGCCCCCTGCACATCGGCCACACCCGCTGGGCGGCCCTCGGCGACGCGATCGCCCGCCTGCTGCGGGCCTCGGGCGCGGACGTCACGGCGGAGTACTACGTCAACGACGCCGGCAACCAGATGAACGTGTTCGCCGACTCGGTCCTGGCCCGCCTCCACGGCCGCGACGTCCCCGAGGGCGGCTACCCCGGCGCGTACGTGCAGGAGCTGGCCGACGCCGTCGCACTCGAGCACCCGGACGTCCGCGAGCTCACCGACGCCGCCGCCCGCCCCGTGGTCCGCGAGGCCGCGTACCGGCTGCAGATGCAGGACATCAAGGACACGCTGACCGCGTTCGGCGTGCACTTCGACGTGTTCACCTCCGAGAAGACGCTCCACGAGTCCGGGGCCATCGAGCAGGCCGTCGAGCGCCTGCGCGAGCAGGGCCACGTCGAGGACCGCGAGGGCGCCGTGTGGCTCAAGACCACCGACTTCGGGGACGACAAGGACCGCGTGCTGATCCGCGCCAACGGCGAGCCCACCTACTTCGCCGCGGACGCCGCCTACTACCTCGACAAGCGCGACCGCGGCTTCGAGGAGAAGGTGTACCTGCTCGGCGCCGACCACCACGGCTACGTGAACCGCCTCAAGGCGATCGCCGCCGCCGCCGGCGACGACCCGGCGACGAACATCGAGATCCTCATCGGCCAGCTCATCTCGGTCAACGGCGCGAAGCTCTCCAAGCGCGCCGGCAACATCATCGAGCTCAAGGACCTCGTGGAGTGGCTCGGCCGCGACGCCCTGCGCTACGACCTGGCCCGCTACCCCGCGGACTCGCCGATCACCATCGACCCGGAGCTGCTGCGCTCGAACACCAACGACAACCCGGTCTACTACGTGCAGTACGCCCACGCCCGGGCGTGCGGCGCGGCCCGCACGGCGCAGGCCCACGGCGTGGACCGCTCCGAGTTCGACGCCGCGCTGCTCACCCACGAGACCGAGTCCGAGCTGCTCGCCCAGCTCGCCGAGTTCCCCACGGTGGTGGCCTCGGCCGCCCGCCTGCGCGAGCCGCACCGCGTGGCCCGCCACCTGGAGGTCGTGGCCGGCGCCTACCACTCCTGGTACGCCGCCTGCCGCATCGTCCCCATGCCCACGGACGACGGCACGCCGCGTCCCGTGGAGACCCTCAACCGCACCCGCCTGTGGCTCAACGACGCCACCGCCCAGGTCCTGGCCAACGGCCTGGGCCTGCTCGGCGTGTCCGCCCCGGAGAAGATGTGA
- the moeB gene encoding molybdopterin-synthase adenylyltransferase MoeB gives MTAAPDPADREPRDLTALSDTQLQRFARHLSLDGFGPEAQLALLRSRVLVVGAGGLGAPVLTYLAAAGVGEVHVIDDDVVDRSNLHRQVIHAEADLGRPKTASAAATMRGLHPEVRVVEHRERLTAANALERVGAVDLVLDGTDNYATRYLVADACEIAGVPVVWGAILRFAGQVSVFAPGGPLYRDVFPERPEPGEVPSCAQAGVLGVLPGIIGSLMAAEAIKLLSGVGEPLVGRLLSVDALTMRFRELRLVADPERTPVTDLSAHADQAPGSDDAGAPGSAEACGAAGGEIDPATLAALLADPARAASLTLLDVREDWERRLRRVEVPAAVADRHVPLDVVLAEPAAYAPGPDRVLVVYCAAGARSARARDAVVGADPSAGGRVLSLAGGLAAWPA, from the coding sequence GTGACCGCCGCCCCGGACCCCGCCGACCGTGAGCCCCGCGACCTCACCGCACTGTCCGACACCCAGCTGCAGCGCTTCGCCCGCCACCTGAGCCTGGACGGCTTCGGCCCCGAGGCCCAGCTGGCGCTGCTGCGCTCCCGCGTCCTCGTGGTGGGCGCCGGCGGCCTCGGGGCGCCCGTGCTGACCTACCTCGCCGCCGCGGGCGTGGGGGAGGTCCACGTGATCGACGACGACGTGGTGGACCGCTCCAACCTGCACCGCCAGGTGATCCACGCCGAGGCGGACCTCGGCCGCCCCAAGACCGCCTCCGCCGCCGCGACGATGCGCGGCCTGCACCCCGAGGTGCGCGTGGTCGAGCACCGCGAACGCCTGACCGCGGCCAACGCGCTCGAGCGGGTCGGCGCCGTGGACCTCGTGCTCGACGGCACGGACAACTACGCGACCCGCTACCTCGTGGCCGACGCGTGCGAGATCGCGGGCGTGCCCGTGGTGTGGGGCGCGATCCTGCGGTTCGCGGGGCAGGTGAGCGTGTTCGCCCCGGGCGGGCCGCTGTACCGGGACGTGTTCCCGGAGCGGCCCGAACCCGGCGAGGTGCCCTCGTGCGCGCAGGCCGGGGTGCTCGGGGTGCTGCCCGGGATCATCGGCTCCCTCATGGCGGCCGAGGCGATCAAGCTGCTCTCCGGGGTGGGCGAGCCCCTGGTCGGGCGGCTGCTCTCCGTGGACGCCCTGACGATGCGCTTCCGTGAGCTGCGGCTCGTGGCCGACCCCGAGCGGACCCCCGTGACGGACCTGTCCGCCCACGCGGACCAGGCCCCCGGCTCGGACGACGCCGGCGCCCCCGGCTCGGCGGAGGCATGCGGCGCCGCGGGCGGGGAGATCGACCCCGCCACGCTGGCCGCCCTGCTCGCCGACCCCGCCCGGGCCGCGTCCCTGACCCTGCTCGACGTCCGCGAGGACTGGGAGCGCCGCCTGCGCCGGGTCGAGGTCCCCGCGGCGGTGGCCGATCGGCACGTCCCGCTCGATGTCGTCCTCGCGGAGCCGGCGGCCTACGCGCCCGGGCCGGACCGCGTCCTGGTGGTCTACTGCGCCGCCGGAGCCCGCTCGGCCCGGGCGCGGGACGCCGTCGTCGGGGCCGACCCGAGTGCCGGCGGGCGCGTCCTCTCCCTCGCCGGCGGCCTCGCCGCCTGGCCCGCCTGA